The proteins below come from a single Oryzias latipes chromosome 14, ASM223467v1 genomic window:
- the LOC101175016 gene encoding sorting nexin-19-like, whose product MPCSRGSVHWSLTELFGQRKLLGLGALLAWVVLFHLLVNVWLLCIFTSLLVVFGGWLGSRAALDANSLLHLEHFLPLGKINPPVHSPEQEWRLNHEIHSAVHKAVRDFVSSWYRTLLPEVEGEFERAVRNSMLDSVMELKERAQKVDRKALVQQLLELYGCHLQSYMTVKQIQSTQRESADLWQLYSEVESPHPAVSNATAELNYSRALVNIVLHILVPYPQMETRTGGYMVTELITCNVFLTLISRISDPDWLNQTIVDLFTKSKEPQKIKEDLPANAFYKCQKQQESWTTCRSPSSDDQAGFFNKNTSETDDVKSQRSLSIMDLSQSSRTSTEKVPSCHARLHPAYNVNCCSNSTMSKLISMDSLIPSDSEDDPSGGFCECSPPTNFCSLFLVKDDEPFGCLAPLRNLGPKAVVPEDFQWPAGIAQEKSPTFLRKKLCSTPFNFEATSNQAAPLNIQTIQISGTVSVSEQRSTGAHPYTLYTIKFETLPDGNGAGKGQTAACHTVNRRYSEFLNLQTRLEEKPEMKKLIKNIRGPKKMFPDLQFGCPDSDKVEARKSQLDAFLKQLSSIPETANSEDMQEFLSINSDVCTYFGRKPFSKSRIDKMMENALDTLRTAFPHPDLLSPVEDVEGDNEGRTMDNRKYRRLFPSKVSPTLNIPDLHPKVTYCYSEGSSVLNGMSLSGLESFVREQERLLCGLNGTETTRQSSDLHGKESKLTGRTHGTDTAVADVALNILCLLMKDQWSWLCTENIQKAIRLLFGTFIERWLEVGTAHLTSAQCWVIYLQVLQEAVWPGGMLPAQPQPERSAAEREETKEQCLHCLMQLIPEFIAEMLGCEKYKMSLETMLGSLQDHQINKHLIFCMCDLLLEFLIPESCDEVLQRSLLQSLLKDTEKDSSHV is encoded by the exons ATGCCTTGCTCTAGGGGCTCTGTTCATTGGTCTCTAACAGAGTTATTTGGGCAGCGGAAGCTGTTGGGACTTGGAGCTCTGCTGGCTTGGGTCGTCCTCTTCCATCTCCTGGTCAATGTTTGGCTCCTTTGCATCTTCACAAGTCTCTTGGTGGTTTTTGGTGGCTGGCTTGGGTCCCGCGCCGCCTTGGATGCCAACAGTCTTCTCCACTTGGAGCACTTTTTGCCCCTGGGTAAAATTAACCCGCCTGTGCATTCACCTGAACAGGAGTGGAGGCTAAACCATGAGATCCACAGCGCCGTTCACAAAGCGGTGCGCGACTTTGTGTCGTCGTGGTATCGGACTCTGCTGCCCGAGGTGGAGGGAGAGTTCGAGCGTGCGGTGCGAAACTCAATGCTGGACTCAGTGATGGAGCTAAAGGAACGAGCTCAAAAAGTGGACCGAAAGGCATTGgttcagcagctgctggaacTCTACGGGTGTCACCTGCAGAGCTACATGACAGTAAAACAGATTCAGTCAACACAGAGAGAGAGCGCTGATCTGTGGCAGCTCTACAGTGAAGTGGAGTCCCCTCATCCAGCTGTGAGCAATGCAACTGCAGAACTCAACTACTCCAGAGCTTTGGTTAACATTGTGTTGCATATTCTTGTCCCGTACCCCCAGATGGAAACCAGGACTGGGGGTTACATGGTTACAGAGCTTATAACGTGCAACGTGTTTTTAACACTGATAAGCAGAATATCGGATCCAGACTGGCTTAATCAGACCATAGTAGATTTGTTCACCAAATCCAAAGAGCCTCAAAAAATCAAGGAGGACCTCCCTGCCAATGCTTTCTACAAGTGCCAGAAACAGCAGGAGTCCTGGACCACCTGCAGGTCTCCGTCTTCTGATGATCAAGCTGGTTTCTTCAACAAAAACACTTCTGAGACAGATGATGTTAAGAGTCAGAGATCCCTCTCCATTATGGACTTGTCCCAGAGCAGTCGGACTTCTACTGAGAAAGTTCCCAGTTGCCACGCAAGGCTGCACCCAGCTTACAATGTGAACTGCTGCTCCAACTCAACCATGTCCAAATTAATCTCCATGGACTCACTTATTCCTTCAGACTCAGAAGATGACCCCAGTGGAGGTTTTTGTGAATGCAGTCCTCCCACCAACTTCTGTAGCCTGTTCCTTGTGAAGGATGATGAACCCTTTGGTTGCCTCGCCCCTCTTCGAAATCTCGGACCAAAAGCAGTGGTACCAGAAGACTTCCAGTGGCCAGCAGGTATAGCGCAAGAGAAAAGCCCAACTTTTCTTAGAAAAAAGCTTTGTTCAACGCCCTTCAATTTTGAGGCCACCAGCAACCAAGCTGCCCCCTTGAACATCCAGACCATCCAGATATCTGGAACTGTCAGTGTGAGTGAGCAGCGCAGCACAGGCGCACACCCCTATACCCTCTACACTATAAAG TTTGAGACGTTACCTGATGGAAATGGCGCTGGGAAAGGACAAACTGCTGCATGTCACACTGTCAACCGCAGATACAGCGAGTTCCTTAACTTGCAGACGCGTCTAGAGGAAAAGCCTGAAATGAAGAAATTAATCAAGA ATATCAGAGGACCAAAGAAGATGTTCCCTGATCTCCAGTTTGGCTGTCCAGACAGCGACAAAGTAGAAGCTCGTAAAAGTCAGCTGGATGCTTTTCTTAAA CAATTAAGCAGCATTCCTGAGACCGCCAACAGTGAAGACATGCAGGAGTTTCTGAGTATCAACTCGGATGTTTGCACATATTTTGGAAGGAAACCTTTCAGCAAGTCAAGGATTGATAAG ATGATGGAAAATGCTCTGGACACTCTGAGGACAGCTTTTCCCCATCCTGACCTTCTTAGTCCAGTAGAAGATGTTGAAGGAGATAATGAGGGGAGGACAATGGATAACAGAAAGTACAG gagaCTGTTCCCAAGCAAAGTTTCTCCAACTCTCAACATCCCTGATCTGCATCCTAAAGTGACGTACTGCTACAGTGAAGGCAGCTCT GTTCTTAACGGCATGTCTCTGTCCGGCCTGGAGAGTTTTGTCAGAGAGCAGGAAAGGCTTCTTTGTGGGCTGAATGGGACAGAAACAACCAGGCAGAGCAGTGATCTGCATGGCAAAGAGAGCAAGCTGACAGGGAGAACTCATGGGACAG ACACAGCTGTGGCAGATGTTGCTTTGAACATCTTGTGTCTGCTCATGAAGGACCAGTGGAGCTGGTTGTGTACTGAGAACATTCAGAAAGCCATCAGACTTCTCTTTGGGACTTTTATTGAGAG atgGTTAGAAGTAGGCACTGCACACCTCACCAGTGCCCAGTGCTGGGTGATTTAcctacaggtgctgcaggaagCTGTGTGGCCAGGTGGTATGCTTCCTGCCCAACCCCAGCCGGAGCGAAGTGCTGCAGAAAGAGAGGAAACCAAAGAGCAGTGTTTGCACTGTCTGATGCAGCTGATTCCTG AGTTTATTGCTGAAATGTTGGGCTGTGAAAAGTATAAAATGAGCCTGGAGACCATGCTGGGGTCTCTACAAGACCATCAGATCAACAA GCATTTGATCTTCTGCATGTGTGACCTGCTGCTGGAGTTTCTGATTCCTGAGTCATGTGACGAGGTTCTGCAGAGGTCTCTGCTGCAGAGCCTCCTGAAAGACACCGAGAAGGACAGTTCTCATGTATAA
- the LOC101159767 gene encoding beta,beta-carotene 9',10'-oxygenase: MPPDKQQSPDQATTIDNEKTKKHSLTAVKGLETIAPLVRTVEETPEPIPTTIEGTIPSWINGLFLRNGPGKFEFGNTYYNHWFDGMAMLHQFKIQKGDVTYMSRFLQSDTYKKNSERDRIVMSEFGTLAMPDPCKNFFQRFLSRFEMIEPTDNASVSFVKYKGDFYVSTETNFMHKVNLENLDTLEKVDWSKFIAVNGATAHPHYDPDGTTYNMGNSYGRKGALYNIIKVPPEKADIKETLQGAEVLCSISPANKSHPSYYHSFAMSENYVVFIEQPVKMDLLKIVTCNIRGKALSQGIYWDSNQETVFHLVDKHTGKVSPVKYYTKAISTFHQINAFEEDGFLMIDLCCADGGQAISNYLIQNLRKTGEALDEVYNTTERSFPRRFVLPLNLTSETPTNQNLNTRPFSKASCTKISPDKVFCQHEDLHGDDLHEYGGLEFPQINYSRCNTKPYRYFYGCGFRHMVGDSLLKVDLQDKTLKVWQLKGFYPSEPIFVPSPEAVEEDEGVILSVVLTPSQDKGTFLLVLDAKTFEEVGRANVPINIPYGFHGIFTATS; this comes from the exons ATGCCACCTGATAAGCAGCAGAGTCCAG ATCAAGCCACAACTATtgacaatgaaaaaacaaagaagcacaGCCTTACAGCAGTTAAGGGACTAGAGACGATCGCCCCTCTCGTTCGCACTGTTGAAGAAACCCCTGAGCCGATCCCTACCACCATAGAAGGAACCATCCCCTCCTGGATCAATGGCTTGTTCCTTCGAAATGGCCCTGGAAAGTTTGAGTTTGGAAATACATA CTACAACCACTGGTTTGACGGGATGGCAATGCTTCACCAGTTTAAGATCCAGAAAGGCGATGTGACGTACATGAGtcggtttctgcagagtgacacctacaaaaaaaacagtgaaaggGACCGTATAGTGATGTCAGAATTTGGTACCTTGGCCATGCCTGATCCATGCAAGAACTTCTTCCAGAGGTTCCTATCTCGCTTTGAAATGATAG AACCTACAGACAATGCAAGTGTGAGTTTTGTGAAGTACAAAGGTGACTTCTATGTCAGCACAGAGACCAATTTCATGCACAAAGTGAACCTGGAGAACCTGGATACTCTGGAAAAG GTTGATTGGAGCAAATTCATTGCTGTAAATGGAGCCACTGCTCATCCACACTATGATCCAGATGGCACAACCTACAATATGGGCAACTCCTATGGaagaaagg GAGCCTTGTACAACATAATCAAAGTCCCTCCTGAGAAAGCTGACATCAAAGAGACTCTGCAAGGAGCTGAAGTCCTCTGTTCCATCTCCCCTGCAAACAAATCCCATCCCTCTTACTATCACAGCTTTG CCATGTCTGAGAACTATGTTGTGTTTATCGAGCAACCAGTTAAGATGGACCTGCTAAAGATAGTCACATGCAACATCAGAGGAAAAGCTTTGAGTCAGGGCATCTACTGGGATTCCAATCAGGAAACGGTCTTCCATCTTGTTGACAAGCACACAGGCAAG GTCAGCCCAGTGAAGTACTACACCAAAGCCATATCAACCTTTCATCAGATCAACGCCTTTGAAGAGGATGGATTCCTGATGATTGACCTGTGCTGTGCAGATGGTGGCCAAGCTATCAGCAACTACCTCATTCAGAACTTACGCAAGACAGGAGAAGCACTGGATGAA GTGTACAACACCACAGAAAGGTCGTTCCCTCGCCGCTTTGTCCTTCCTCTAAATTTGACCAGTGAAACACCAACCAACCAGAACTTGAACACCCGGCCATTCAGTAAAGCCTCCTGCACCAAAATCAGCCCTGATAAG GTTTTCTGTCAGCATGAGGATCTCCATGGTGATGACTTGCATGAGTACGGTGGCCTGGAGTTCCCGCAGATCAACTACAGTCGATGTAACACCAAACCATATCGGTACTTCTATGGATGTGGCTTTAGACACATGGTGGGCGACTCTCTTCTCAAGGTGGACCTGCAGGACAAGACTTTGAAG GTGTGGCAGCTAAAGGGTTTCTATCCATCTGAGCCCATTTTCGTGCCATCACCTGAGGCAGTGGAAGAGGACGAGGGAGTCATCCTGTCTGTGGTTCTCACGCCCTCACAG GATAAAGGAACTTTCCTCCTGGTTTTGGATGCAAAAACATTCGAGGAGGTGGGAAGAGCCAACGTGCCTATTAACATCCCTTACGGCTTCCATGGCATCTTCACTGCCACATCATGA